The following coding sequences lie in one Phycicoccus duodecadis genomic window:
- a CDS encoding Tad domain-containing protein — MVLTPPARRDERGAVAVVFALAVTVLVIMVALVVDLGFARDTRRVSQNAADSSALAGANALYPTGACQSGGTKPCVTDAVSQVKSYAQTNFNVSPADWTTCTGTPPTGYATASGTSCIAFDNASSPKKVWVRIPDRKVGTSFAGILGRQSIAVGSTAEAELGTDVKCTLCFLGSVEAENADFDVFGGAIAVNGNVNAGPNSYWSSASNGVVGSVSGGVFTPPSTTIGAFSDPLADLVLPLSDPALTVRTNPCTQGPGIYNTSISLGNNVTCTLTAGLYVVSSTWLIGNNTIVQGTGVTIYVPSPGYLNFKNGYTDIEAPTSGPFKDLGIVYARDNTNPLSIQGNGTTGVTGTVYAPASKLDFNGNSCFVFTGGPVVVSGVILANGNQSCIKILAAKDTTVSRTQLHLSQ, encoded by the coding sequence GTGGTGCTGACCCCGCCCGCACGCCGGGACGAACGCGGCGCCGTCGCCGTCGTCTTCGCACTCGCGGTCACCGTGCTCGTCATCATGGTGGCGCTCGTCGTCGACCTCGGCTTCGCCCGGGACACCCGCCGGGTCTCGCAGAACGCCGCCGACTCCTCGGCCCTGGCCGGTGCCAACGCCCTCTACCCGACCGGCGCGTGCCAGAGTGGCGGCACCAAGCCCTGTGTGACCGACGCGGTCAGCCAGGTCAAGAGCTACGCGCAGACGAACTTCAACGTCTCGCCGGCCGACTGGACGACCTGCACCGGCACCCCTCCCACGGGGTACGCCACGGCCAGCGGGACCAGCTGCATCGCGTTCGACAACGCGAGCAGCCCCAAGAAGGTCTGGGTGCGCATCCCTGACCGCAAGGTCGGCACGTCGTTCGCGGGCATCCTCGGTCGCCAGTCCATCGCGGTGGGCAGCACCGCGGAGGCCGAGCTGGGTACCGACGTGAAGTGCACCCTCTGCTTCCTCGGCAGCGTCGAGGCCGAGAATGCCGACTTCGACGTGTTCGGCGGTGCGATCGCCGTGAACGGCAACGTCAACGCCGGCCCCAACAGCTACTGGTCGTCGGCCTCGAACGGTGTCGTCGGGTCCGTGAGCGGCGGCGTGTTCACGCCGCCCTCGACCACCATCGGGGCCTTCTCGGACCCTCTCGCCGACCTCGTGCTGCCGCTCAGCGACCCGGCCCTGACGGTGAGGACCAACCCCTGCACCCAGGGCCCCGGCATCTACAACACCTCGATCTCGCTCGGCAACAACGTGACCTGCACGCTGACCGCCGGGCTGTACGTCGTGAGCAGCACCTGGCTCATCGGCAACAACACGATCGTCCAGGGCACAGGCGTCACGATCTACGTCCCCAGCCCGGGCTACCTGAACTTCAAGAACGGGTACACCGACATCGAGGCCCCGACCAGCGGGCCCTTCAAGGACCTCGGCATCGTCTACGCCCGCGACAACACCAACCCGCTCTCGATCCAGGGGAACGGGACGACCGGGGTGACCGGCACGGTGTACGCCCCGGCTTCGAAGCTGGACTTCAACGGCAACTCGTGCTTCGTGTTCACCGGCGGCCCGGTGGTCGTCAGCGGCGTCATCCTGGCCAACGGCAACCAGTCGTGCATCAAGATCCTCGCGGCCAAGGACACGACCGTCTCGCGTACCCAGCTGCACCTGTCCCAGTAG
- a CDS encoding response regulator transcription factor gives MIFPSFSSMFPLEFSASGLAEAMRRRHEQPQTSLTSRETEVLKLLVEGASVAQVGKSLYMSPSTVKTHIGKIYDKLGAHNRASAVIAAVRLGLVQDVDRA, from the coding sequence GTGATCTTCCCCAGCTTCTCCTCGATGTTCCCGCTCGAGTTCTCGGCCAGCGGGCTCGCCGAGGCGATGCGCCGGCGGCACGAGCAGCCGCAGACGTCGTTGACCTCGCGCGAGACCGAGGTGCTGAAGCTGCTGGTCGAGGGGGCGTCGGTGGCGCAGGTCGGCAAGTCGCTCTACATGAGCCCGTCGACGGTCAAGACCCACATCGGCAAGATCTACGACAAGCTCGGCGCGCACAACCGCGCCAGCGCGGTCATCGCCGCCGTGCGGCTCGGGCTGGTCCAGGACGTCGACCGCGCCTGA
- a CDS encoding type II secretion system F family protein: MTVRPPSRLRRLAVLGAVLSAAAATVFAPAASAADTVPGTLSDLRVTADTVSSTVVLRAGDKVLQVDPASVVATIGGKDAKATVAAAASQARSTMLVIDTSGSMGASGMATVRTAVKQFLAVVPKDVKVGMVSFASTSGVDVSPTTDRARISQAVGGLRSQGETALYAAVQQAVAALGTEGERSIVLLSDGGDTVAGLKGGAAGDKAQRQAALNALAKAKVRAEVIAFKSPESNGTTLKQFASVGGGSVANAANSASVGAAFAAAGRVLDSQVVLTLKRPTGVLGDARIVVTGTASGQPFAISTPVDLGDTAPVEVEASVDTRPLVEAGPPPASALTAISPALLYPAIGVVFLGVFAIGVALVNPSFQTKKSARIEAIEGYGFGRAPTAHKQNVNTAAIGQQLVSMGDQIMEGRDSTTKTMALLDRADLPWRAGEWLVLRFLAVVVAIAVGYVALAALPLVGALIGLVLGLVLPPVALKFIAKRRSSKFETVLPDVLMLVATSLASGFSLLQALDAVAKDAPEPAAKEFSRALAESRIGADVSDALDHMAQRMDSPNMRWTTMAIRIQREVGGNLGETLRTTAATLREREMLRRQVKALSAEGRLSAYILIGLPIGIFLYSTVVNYDYVSLLWTTFYGIIMSIGGIISMVIGIFWMRNVVKIEV; encoded by the coding sequence ATGACCGTGCGGCCTCCCTCCCGGCTGCGCCGCCTGGCGGTCCTCGGCGCCGTGCTCTCGGCCGCGGCGGCCACCGTGTTCGCCCCGGCCGCCTCGGCCGCCGACACCGTGCCGGGCACGCTGAGCGACCTCCGCGTGACGGCCGACACCGTGAGCTCGACGGTCGTCCTGCGGGCCGGCGACAAGGTCCTGCAGGTGGACCCCGCCTCCGTGGTCGCGACCATCGGCGGCAAGGACGCGAAGGCCACCGTCGCCGCCGCCGCCAGCCAGGCCCGCTCGACCATGCTCGTCATCGACACCAGCGGCTCCATGGGCGCCTCCGGGATGGCCACCGTCCGCACCGCGGTCAAGCAGTTCCTCGCCGTCGTCCCCAAGGACGTCAAGGTCGGGATGGTCTCCTTCGCGTCCACGTCCGGCGTCGACGTCAGCCCCACCACCGACCGCGCCAGGATCAGCCAGGCGGTGGGCGGCCTGCGTTCCCAGGGCGAGACCGCGCTCTACGCCGCCGTGCAGCAGGCCGTGGCCGCACTGGGGACGGAAGGGGAGCGCAGCATCGTCCTCCTCAGCGACGGCGGCGACACCGTGGCCGGCCTCAAGGGCGGGGCCGCCGGCGACAAGGCCCAGCGCCAGGCCGCGCTCAACGCGTTGGCCAAGGCCAAGGTCCGCGCCGAGGTCATCGCCTTCAAGTCGCCCGAGTCCAACGGCACCACCCTGAAGCAGTTCGCCTCCGTCGGTGGCGGTTCGGTGGCCAACGCCGCCAACTCGGCCTCGGTCGGGGCGGCCTTCGCCGCCGCCGGGCGGGTGCTGGACTCACAGGTCGTCCTCACCCTCAAGCGCCCCACGGGGGTCCTGGGTGACGCGCGCATCGTGGTCACCGGTACCGCGTCGGGGCAGCCGTTCGCCATCAGCACGCCCGTCGACCTCGGGGACACGGCGCCCGTCGAGGTCGAGGCGTCGGTCGACACCCGGCCGCTGGTCGAGGCGGGGCCGCCCCCCGCCAGCGCGCTCACGGCCATCTCGCCGGCGCTGCTGTACCCGGCCATCGGGGTGGTGTTCCTCGGGGTCTTCGCCATCGGTGTGGCCCTGGTCAACCCCTCCTTCCAGACCAAGAAGAGCGCCCGCATCGAGGCCATCGAGGGCTACGGCTTCGGCCGTGCTCCCACCGCGCACAAGCAGAACGTCAACACCGCCGCCATCGGCCAGCAGCTGGTCTCCATGGGCGACCAGATCATGGAGGGTCGCGACTCGACCACCAAGACCATGGCCCTGCTCGACCGGGCCGACCTGCCCTGGCGCGCGGGGGAGTGGCTGGTGCTGCGCTTCCTGGCCGTGGTCGTGGCCATCGCCGTCGGCTATGTCGCGCTCGCCGCCCTGCCGCTGGTCGGTGCGCTCATCGGGCTGGTGCTCGGCCTCGTGCTCCCGCCCGTGGCGCTGAAGTTCATCGCCAAGCGCCGCTCGAGCAAGTTCGAGACCGTGCTGCCCGACGTGCTGATGCTCGTCGCGACCTCCCTCGCCTCCGGGTTCAGCCTCCTCCAGGCCCTCGACGCCGTCGCCAAGGACGCCCCCGAGCCGGCCGCCAAGGAGTTCAGCCGGGCGCTGGCCGAGTCGCGCATCGGCGCCGACGTCAGCGACGCGCTCGACCACATGGCCCAGCGCATGGACAGCCCGAACATGCGCTGGACCACCATGGCCATCCGCATCCAGCGCGAGGTCGGTGGCAACCTGGGCGAGACCCTGCGCACCACGGCCGCCACGCTGCGCGAACGCGAGATGCTGCGCCGCCAGGTCAAGGCGCTCTCGGCCGAGGGCCGGCTCTCGGCGTACATCCTCATCGGCCTGCCGATCGGCATCTTCCTCTACAGCACGGTCGTCAACTACGACTACGTGAGCCTGCTGTGGACCACCTTCTACGGGATCATCATGTCCATCGGCGGCATCATCTCGATGGTCATCGGCATCTTCTGGATGCGCAACGTCGTCAAGATCGAGGTCTGA
- a CDS encoding CpaF family protein — translation MSLADRLDSVRRAQAAAEAPATSATTAVRPNAAARRRDADPFQEVKNRVHQGLIDTLGPRLYDPHLPEAELAQQVRQTLQTTIDAEQTPLSHADRTRIAQEVSDEILGHGPLEPLLRDPDISEIMVNGADMIYVERSGKLYRVETHFSNESHLRRVIDKIVGRVGRRVDEASPLVDARLPDGSRVNAVISPIALDGAMLTIRKFSQDPYTDADLIAFGTITPSVRDFLKACVLGRRNIIISGGTGSGKTTTLNVISSFIPEDERIVTIEDAAELQLNQDHVLRLESRPANIEGRGSISIRELVRNSLRMRPDRIVVGEVRDGAALDMLQAMNTGHDGSITTVHANTPRDSLARLETMVLMAGIDLPVRAIREQVAGALDLVVQQARLKDGSRRIVAVSEVVGMEGDIITLQDIFTFDWSAGRDENGRFKGTLISTGLRPKFLQDLTDLGVELPLTTFINGTR, via the coding sequence GTGAGTCTCGCCGACCGTCTTGACAGTGTTCGCCGGGCCCAGGCCGCGGCGGAGGCACCCGCCACCTCGGCCACCACCGCCGTGCGGCCCAACGCCGCCGCCCGCCGGCGCGACGCCGACCCCTTCCAGGAGGTGAAGAACCGCGTCCACCAGGGGCTGATCGACACCCTGGGCCCGCGGCTCTACGACCCCCACCTGCCCGAGGCCGAGCTGGCCCAGCAGGTGCGCCAGACCCTGCAGACCACGATCGACGCCGAGCAGACCCCCCTCTCGCACGCCGACCGCACCCGCATCGCGCAGGAGGTCTCGGACGAGATCCTCGGCCACGGGCCGCTCGAGCCGCTCCTGCGCGACCCGGACATCAGCGAGATCATGGTCAACGGCGCCGACATGATCTACGTCGAGCGCAGCGGCAAGCTCTACCGCGTCGAGACCCACTTCTCCAACGAGAGCCACCTGCGCCGCGTCATCGACAAGATCGTGGGCCGCGTCGGCCGCCGCGTCGACGAGGCCAGCCCGCTCGTCGACGCCCGCCTCCCCGACGGCTCCCGTGTCAACGCGGTGATCTCGCCCATCGCCCTCGACGGCGCGATGCTCACCATCCGTAAGTTCTCGCAGGACCCCTACACCGACGCCGACCTCATCGCGTTCGGCACCATCACCCCGTCGGTGCGCGACTTCCTCAAGGCCTGCGTGCTCGGCCGCCGCAACATCATCATCTCGGGCGGTACCGGCTCGGGGAAGACGACCACGCTCAACGTCATCTCCTCGTTCATCCCCGAGGACGAGCGCATCGTCACCATCGAGGACGCCGCCGAGCTCCAGCTCAACCAGGACCACGTCCTGCGGCTCGAGTCGCGCCCGGCCAACATCGAGGGCCGCGGCTCGATCTCGATCCGCGAGCTCGTGCGCAACTCGCTGCGTATGCGCCCCGACCGCATCGTCGTCGGTGAGGTCCGTGACGGCGCCGCGCTCGACATGCTGCAGGCCATGAACACCGGCCACGACGGGTCGATCACCACCGTGCACGCCAACACCCCGCGCGACTCGCTCGCCCGTCTCGAGACCATGGTCCTCATGGCCGGTATCGACCTGCCGGTGCGTGCCATCCGCGAGCAGGTGGCCGGCGCGCTCGACCTCGTCGTGCAGCAGGCCCGCCTCAAGGACGGCTCGCGCCGCATCGTCGCCGTCAGCGAGGTGGTGGGCATGGAGGGCGACATCATCACCCTCCAGGACATCTTCACCTTCGACTGGTCGGCCGGCCGCGACGAGAACGGCCGCTTCAAGGGCACCCTCATCTCGACCGGGCTGCGGCCCAAGTTCCTCCAGGACCTCACCGACCTCGGTGTCGAGCTGCCGCTCACGACCTTCATCAACGGAACGCGATGA
- a CDS encoding TadE family protein, with protein sequence MAIRARSGAPRREGGAAAVEFALVLPLLLLLIFGIIDYGMFFFDSIGMRQGAREAARSAVVLRVDATACGSTISYDNIACTARTGSNNILGKAAGAVTGGGPAQVKVYMKLQTNGSNAAGWVQGNQFVMCTQVAEKPATGFVPFPANGIMTSKVVMSIESAASAPSGSLVTDAAPAGGDWTWC encoded by the coding sequence ATGGCCATCAGAGCCCGCAGCGGTGCGCCTCGGCGCGAAGGGGGCGCGGCCGCGGTCGAGTTCGCCCTCGTGCTGCCCCTCCTCCTGCTGCTGATCTTCGGGATCATCGACTACGGCATGTTCTTCTTCGACTCCATCGGGATGCGCCAGGGTGCTCGCGAGGCCGCCCGGTCGGCTGTCGTCCTCCGGGTCGACGCGACCGCCTGCGGGTCCACGATCAGCTACGACAACATCGCCTGCACGGCACGCACCGGCAGCAACAACATCCTCGGCAAAGCGGCGGGGGCGGTCACCGGCGGCGGGCCGGCGCAGGTGAAGGTCTACATGAAGCTCCAAACCAATGGCAGCAACGCCGCGGGTTGGGTCCAGGGCAACCAGTTCGTGATGTGCACCCAGGTCGCCGAGAAGCCGGCCACCGGGTTCGTGCCGTTCCCCGCCAACGGCATCATGACCAGCAAGGTCGTGATGTCGATCGAGTCCGCGGCCTCGGCGCCGTCGGGCTCGCTCGTGACCGACGCCGCGCCGGCGGGGGGTGACTGGACGTGGTGCTGA
- a CDS encoding TadE/TadG family type IV pilus assembly protein, protein MLRKTGGISSRGDGVTRRRRTEQGASAVEFALVLPVLIVIIGAIIDFGFLFSQQITFNTASRDAARSAVRQDLSGTRPSCATIATNARASAASGAGAIGANATAIAVSVVGPGGSCTLPAGSGSATGAAVYPCVGSSGASNPRTQVTLSYGSTPPFPVPFMGAMTLTARGDFTCEYTS, encoded by the coding sequence ATGCTGAGGAAGACAGGGGGCATCTCGTCGCGGGGCGACGGGGTGACGAGAAGGCGGCGCACCGAACAGGGGGCATCCGCGGTCGAGTTCGCGCTCGTGCTGCCCGTCCTGATTGTGATCATCGGCGCGATCATCGACTTCGGTTTCCTGTTCTCGCAGCAGATCACCTTCAACACGGCGTCACGCGATGCTGCTCGCAGTGCCGTGCGTCAGGACCTGAGCGGCACCCGCCCGTCCTGCGCGACCATCGCCACGAACGCTCGGGCGTCGGCCGCCTCAGGGGCAGGGGCCATCGGCGCCAACGCGACGGCGATCGCGGTGTCCGTGGTTGGGCCTGGCGGCAGTTGCACGTTGCCGGCTGGGTCCGGGTCGGCGACCGGAGCGGCCGTCTACCCGTGCGTCGGTTCGTCGGGAGCGAGCAACCCACGGACACAGGTCACCCTGTCGTACGGGTCGACACCGCCGTTCCCCGTCCCGTTCATGGGGGCGATGACATTGACCGCGAGAGGGGACTTCACGTGCGAGTACACCAGTTGA
- a CDS encoding winged helix-turn-helix domain-containing protein: MSDPAPLRLTRPAARRIALAAQGFARRRPEHPGTRDLQRVLDAVAVVQIDSVNVVVRSQYLPFYSRLGPYDRALLDRARDVAPRRVVEYWAHEASLVAPSTWPLLDFRMRRARSDAWGGMRRVARDHPELVAAVLAEVTAGGPLTSREVEAALAHDLPRERDDWGWNWSLVKSALEHLFWAGEVSSAGRTSQFERRYAVPARVLPPAVRDRAVDPAVRPGDDEAFRRLVELSARAHGLGSEQCLRDYFRLKPEQARPAIAALVADGTLLPATVEGWHRPVYLHRDARRPRRVDARALLSPFDSLVWQRERVRALFGFDFRLEIYVPEPERVHGYYVLPFLLGDELVARVDLKSDRAAGVLRVQRCTWEDGRGNERDRAELDAELALMAGWLGLAGVVD; encoded by the coding sequence ATGAGTGACCCGGCGCCCCTCCGGCTGACCCGCCCGGCCGCGCGGCGCATCGCACTCGCCGCCCAGGGCTTCGCGCGCCGACGCCCCGAGCATCCCGGCACCCGCGACCTCCAGCGCGTCCTCGACGCCGTCGCCGTGGTGCAGATCGACAGCGTCAACGTGGTCGTCCGGAGCCAGTACCTGCCGTTCTACTCGCGCCTCGGCCCCTACGACCGGGCGTTGCTGGACCGCGCGCGTGACGTCGCGCCGCGCCGGGTCGTCGAGTACTGGGCGCACGAGGCGTCGCTGGTCGCCCCCAGCACCTGGCCCCTGCTCGACTTCCGGATGCGCCGGGCCCGCTCCGACGCCTGGGGCGGGATGCGGCGGGTCGCCCGCGACCACCCCGAGCTCGTCGCGGCCGTGCTGGCGGAGGTGACCGCCGGCGGGCCCCTGACGAGCCGCGAGGTCGAGGCCGCCCTGGCCCACGACCTGCCGCGCGAGCGCGACGACTGGGGCTGGAACTGGTCGCTGGTCAAGAGCGCGCTCGAGCACCTCTTCTGGGCCGGCGAGGTGTCGAGCGCGGGGCGCACCAGCCAGTTCGAGCGGCGCTACGCCGTGCCGGCCCGGGTGCTGCCGCCGGCCGTGCGCGACCGGGCGGTCGACCCGGCCGTGCGGCCGGGCGACGACGAGGCCTTCCGCCGGCTGGTCGAGCTCTCGGCCCGGGCCCACGGGCTGGGCAGCGAGCAGTGCCTGCGCGACTACTTCCGCCTGAAGCCCGAGCAGGCCCGCCCCGCGATCGCGGCCCTCGTCGCGGACGGCACCCTGCTGCCCGCGACGGTCGAGGGCTGGCACCGGCCGGTGTACCTGCACCGCGACGCGCGCCGGCCGCGCCGGGTGGATGCCCGCGCGCTGCTCTCGCCCTTCGACTCCCTGGTGTGGCAGCGCGAGCGGGTGCGGGCCCTGTTCGGGTTCGACTTCCGGCTCGAGATCTACGTCCCCGAGCCCGAGCGGGTGCACGGCTACTACGTGCTGCCGTTCCTGCTCGGCGACGAGCTCGTGGCGCGGGTCGACCTCAAGAGCGACCGGGCCGCCGGGGTGCTGCGGGTACAGCGCTGCACCTGGGAGGACGGACGGGGGAACGAGCGCGACCGGGCCGAGCTCGACGCCGAGCTCGCCCTGATGGCGGGATGGCTCGGCCTGGCCGGCGTCGTCGACTGA
- the hpf gene encoding ribosome hibernation-promoting factor, HPF/YfiA family: MVSHEPNRRQAKACDRVEVTCYAKGPVVRAEACADDKYAALDVVVDKLMERLRRRSDRRQVHRGRRTPESVARATARIEAESSLVGAAESDTMPEDGPFGDSPIEVREKVHRSTPMTLSDALAEMEAVGHDFYLFHDADTDRASVLYRRRGWSYGVLHLDLDGHEGPAVEVATSDQVDAAAS; encoded by the coding sequence ATGGTCAGTCACGAGCCCAACCGGCGCCAGGCCAAGGCCTGCGACCGGGTCGAGGTCACCTGCTACGCGAAGGGCCCCGTCGTTCGCGCCGAAGCATGCGCCGACGACAAGTACGCGGCCCTGGACGTCGTGGTCGACAAGCTCATGGAACGGCTCAGGCGTCGCAGCGACCGCAGGCAGGTCCACCGGGGGCGTCGCACCCCCGAGTCGGTGGCTCGGGCGACCGCCCGGATCGAGGCCGAGAGCTCCCTCGTCGGCGCGGCCGAATCCGACACGATGCCCGAGGACGGGCCGTTCGGCGACTCGCCCATCGAGGTCCGCGAGAAGGTCCACCGCTCGACGCCGATGACGCTGTCGGACGCGCTGGCCGAGATGGAGGCGGTGGGGCACGACTTCTACCTCTTCCACGACGCCGACACCGACCGGGCGAGCGTGCTCTACCGGCGGCGCGGGTGGTCCTACGGTGTGCTCCACCTCGACCTCGACGGCCACGAGGGGCCGGCCGTCGAGGTCGCCACCTCGGACCAGGTCGACGCCGCCGCCTCGTGA
- a CDS encoding AAA family ATPase translates to MNILWDPDPTAVERYRFALGANTQALDSSGMVSRAIHDNPQIQQLVIGADVPLDQACQLAETTRLERPELGVILLRTRVDVTALSQALRAGVREVVSADDHTAIADALRRSRDLTSKLAGHAAGGNVKEGRVVTVFSAKGGVGKTTLSTNTAVHLAHSGLRTLLVDLDLSFGDVAISLQLVPTQSVYDAVSMSGHLDEDALRSIVVTHEESGLDVLCAPNDPGDADRIPVPTVTELLKIARRYYDYVIVDTPPSFTEHVLAAIDISDSLVLIATLDIPAVKNLRVAIDTLDMIGSPKDARIIVLNRADAKVGLRPEDVEAAIKTPIAVNIPNSLTVPASVNRGVAIVLDEPKAAVAAAIKTLVDSHIRTAHAEEPSADGSPAPAPAPRKSLFRGRK, encoded by the coding sequence GTGAACATCCTCTGGGATCCGGACCCCACCGCCGTCGAGCGCTATCGCTTCGCGCTCGGCGCGAACACCCAGGCCCTGGACTCCTCGGGGATGGTGTCGCGCGCCATCCACGACAACCCGCAGATCCAGCAGCTGGTCATCGGGGCCGACGTGCCCCTCGACCAGGCGTGCCAGCTGGCCGAGACCACCCGTCTCGAGCGGCCCGAGCTCGGCGTCATCCTGCTCCGCACGCGGGTCGACGTCACCGCGCTGTCGCAGGCCCTGCGGGCCGGCGTCCGTGAGGTCGTCTCGGCCGACGACCACACCGCCATCGCCGATGCGCTGCGCCGCAGCCGTGACCTGACCTCGAAGCTGGCGGGCCACGCGGCCGGCGGCAACGTCAAGGAGGGGCGGGTCGTCACCGTCTTCTCCGCCAAGGGCGGCGTGGGCAAGACCACCCTCTCCACCAACACCGCCGTGCACCTGGCCCACAGCGGCCTGCGCACCCTGCTCGTCGACCTCGACCTGTCCTTCGGCGACGTCGCCATCAGCCTCCAGCTGGTGCCGACCCAGTCGGTCTACGACGCGGTCTCGATGAGCGGCCACCTCGACGAGGACGCGCTGCGCAGCATCGTGGTCACGCACGAGGAGAGCGGGCTCGATGTCCTCTGCGCGCCGAACGACCCGGGCGACGCCGACCGCATCCCGGTGCCCACCGTCACCGAGCTGCTGAAGATCGCCCGGCGCTACTACGACTACGTCATCGTCGACACCCCGCCGTCGTTCACCGAGCACGTGCTCGCGGCCATCGACATCTCGGACTCGCTGGTCCTCATCGCGACCCTCGACATCCCGGCCGTGAAGAACCTGCGGGTGGCCATCGACACCCTCGACATGATCGGGAGCCCCAAGGACGCCCGCATCATCGTGCTCAACCGCGCCGACGCCAAGGTCGGGCTGCGGCCCGAGGACGTCGAGGCCGCCATCAAGACCCCGATCGCCGTCAACATCCCCAACTCGCTGACCGTCCCCGCGTCGGTCAACCGGGGCGTGGCGATCGTGCTCGACGAGCCCAAGGCCGCCGTCGCGGCCGCCATCAAGACGCTCGTCGACTCCCACATCCGTACCGCGCACGCGGAGGAGCCGTCCGCCGACGGCTCCCCGGCCCCGGCCCCCGCACCGCGCAAGAGCCTGTTCAGGGGGCGCAAGTGA
- a CDS encoding type II secretion system F family protein, whose translation MFLLIVGLLCVVGAIVTIVMAVSFGAENSTGVARSLEMLNYKATSREVGKNELGAQERLLVPVLERLRGLAVRLSPGGTTGRIGRSLDKAGNPPMWTVERVMGAKGLGVILAPVLALLVLGLTVVGLLVAVGAAAAFFFLPDLLVYNIGLKRQQELSKGLADALDMLTVCVEAGQGFDAAILQVARTVEGPIAGEFARVLSEMQIGKSRGEAFSALGDRTTATEVKNFVSTLVQADRLGLPIAAVLREQTKEMRVVRRQKAEEAAQKVTVKILFPLLLCIFPALFIVIIGPGAITMIQAFSGGAL comes from the coding sequence ATGTTCCTGCTCATCGTCGGGCTGCTCTGCGTGGTGGGGGCGATCGTGACCATCGTCATGGCCGTCTCGTTCGGCGCCGAGAACTCCACGGGCGTCGCCCGCTCCCTGGAGATGCTGAACTACAAGGCCACCAGCCGCGAGGTCGGCAAGAACGAGCTCGGGGCCCAGGAGCGCCTGCTCGTGCCCGTCCTCGAGCGGCTGCGCGGCCTGGCCGTGCGCCTCTCGCCCGGTGGCACCACCGGGCGGATCGGCCGCTCGCTCGACAAGGCCGGCAACCCGCCGATGTGGACCGTCGAGCGCGTGATGGGCGCCAAGGGCCTGGGCGTCATCCTCGCTCCGGTGCTCGCCCTGCTCGTCCTCGGTCTCACCGTCGTCGGGCTGCTGGTGGCCGTCGGTGCCGCCGCCGCCTTCTTCTTCCTGCCCGACCTCCTCGTCTACAACATCGGCCTCAAGCGCCAGCAGGAGCTCAGCAAGGGCCTGGCCGACGCGCTCGACATGCTCACGGTCTGTGTCGAGGCGGGCCAGGGCTTCGACGCCGCCATCCTCCAGGTGGCCCGCACCGTCGAGGGCCCGATCGCCGGCGAGTTCGCCCGCGTGCTCTCGGAGATGCAGATCGGCAAGTCGCGCGGCGAGGCGTTCTCGGCGCTCGGCGACCGCACCACCGCCACCGAGGTCAAGAACTTCGTGAGCACGCTGGTGCAGGCCGACCGGCTGGGCCTGCCCATCGCCGCCGTGCTGCGCGAGCAGACCAAGGAGATGCGCGTCGTGCGCCGTCAGAAGGCGGAGGAGGCGGCCCAGAAGGTGACCGTCAAGATCCTCTTCCCCCTGCTGCTCTGCATCTTCCCCGCGCTGTTCATCGTCATCATCGGCCCCGGCGCCATCACGATGATCCAGGCGTTCTCCGGCGGGGCCCTCTGA
- a CDS encoding response regulator: protein MSQPTRDVPGGHDGRGPRGIRVVIADDHQMYRQGMAIVVELDGVARVVGQASTGDEAVETCLRLHPDVVLMDVRMPGVGGIDACRRLHSLEPDIRILMLTMSDDEGDLFEAIKAGASGYLLKDLPGEEVSEAIRRVHDGQAIIPPGMAATLLQEFSRLAQEEPAGADDSAHLTEREVEVLRLVARGLANREIADELGIAENTVKNHVRNILEKLHIHSRVEAAVYAHRQRLMPTDE from the coding sequence GTGAGCCAACCGACGCGTGACGTACCCGGGGGCCACGACGGCCGTGGCCCCCGGGGCATCCGCGTGGTCATCGCCGACGACCACCAGATGTACCGCCAGGGCATGGCCATCGTGGTCGAGCTCGACGGCGTCGCGCGGGTGGTGGGTCAGGCCAGCACTGGCGACGAGGCGGTCGAGACCTGCCTGCGGCTGCACCCCGACGTCGTGCTGATGGACGTGCGGATGCCCGGCGTGGGCGGCATCGATGCCTGCCGCCGCCTGCACAGCCTCGAGCCCGACATCCGCATCCTCATGCTCACCATGAGCGACGACGAGGGCGACCTGTTCGAGGCCATCAAGGCGGGGGCCAGCGGCTACCTGCTCAAGGACCTCCCGGGCGAGGAGGTCTCCGAGGCCATCCGCCGGGTGCACGACGGGCAGGCGATCATCCCGCCGGGGATGGCCGCGACCCTGCTCCAGGAGTTCAGCCGGCTCGCGCAGGAGGAGCCGGCCGGGGCCGACGACTCCGCCCACCTCACCGAGCGCGAGGTCGAGGTGCTGCGGCTGGTGGCCCGCGGCCTGGCCAACCGCGAGATCGCCGACGAGCTCGGTATCGCCGAGAACACCGTCAAGAACCACGTGCGCAACATCCTCGAGAAGCTCCACATCCACTCCCGGGTCGAGGCTGCGGTGTACGCCCACCGCCAGCGCCTCATGCCCACGGATGAGTGA